The Macaca fascicularis isolate 582-1 chromosome 11, T2T-MFA8v1.1 genome includes a region encoding these proteins:
- the RAB35 gene encoding ras-related protein Rab-35 isoform X1: MARDYDHLFKLLIIGDSGVGKSSLLLRFADNTFSGSYITTIGVDFKIRTVEINGEKVKLQIWDTAGQERFRTITSTYYRGTHGVIVVYDVTSAESFVNVKRWLHEINQNCDDVCRILVGNKNDDPERKVVETEDAYKFAGQMGIQLFETSAKENVNVEEMFNCITELVLRAKKDNLAKQQQQQQNDVVKLTKNSKRKKRCC; this comes from the exons ATGGCCCGGGACTACGACCACCTCTTCAAGCTGCTCATCATCGGCGACAGCG GTGTGGGCAAGAGCAGTTTACTGTTGCGTTTTGCAGACAACACTTTCTCAG GCAGCTACATCACCACGATCGGAGTGGATTTCAAGATCCGGACCGTGGAGATCAATGGAGAGAAGGTGAAGCTGCAGATCTGGGACACAGCGGGGCAGGAGCGCTTCCGCACCATCACCTCCAC GTATTATCGGGGGACCCACGGGGTCATTGTGGTTTACGACGTCACCAGTGCCGAGTCATTCGTCAACGTCAAGCGGTGGCTTCACGAAATCAACCAGAACTGTGATGATGTCTGCCGAATATTAG TGGGTAATAAGAATGACGACCCTGAGCGGAAGGTGGTGGAGACAGAAGATGCCTACAAATTTGCCGGGCAGATGGGCATCCAGTTGTTTGAGACCAGCGCCAAGGAGAATGTCAACGTGGAAGAG ATGTTCAACTGCATCACGGAGCTGGTCCTCCGAGCAAAGAAAGACAACCTGgcaaaacagcagcagcagcaacagaacGATGTGGTGAAGCTCACGAAGAACAGTAAACGAAAGAAACGCTGCTGCTAA
- the RAB35 gene encoding ras-related protein Rab-35 isoform X2, which yields MARDYDHLFKLLIIGDSGVGKSSLLLRFADNTFSGSYITTIGVDFKIRTVEINGEKVKLQIWDTAGQERFRTITSTYYRGTHGVIVVYDVTSAESFVNVKRWLHEINQNCDDVCRILDVQLHHGAGPPSKERQPGKTAAAATERCGEAHEEQ from the exons ATGGCCCGGGACTACGACCACCTCTTCAAGCTGCTCATCATCGGCGACAGCG GTGTGGGCAAGAGCAGTTTACTGTTGCGTTTTGCAGACAACACTTTCTCAG GCAGCTACATCACCACGATCGGAGTGGATTTCAAGATCCGGACCGTGGAGATCAATGGAGAGAAGGTGAAGCTGCAGATCTGGGACACAGCGGGGCAGGAGCGCTTCCGCACCATCACCTCCAC GTATTATCGGGGGACCCACGGGGTCATTGTGGTTTACGACGTCACCAGTGCCGAGTCATTCGTCAACGTCAAGCGGTGGCTTCACGAAATCAACCAGAACTGTGATGATGTCTGCCGAATATTAG ATGTTCAACTGCATCACGGAGCTGGTCCTCCGAGCAAAGAAAGACAACCTGgcaaaacagcagcagcagcaacagaacGATGTGGTGAAGCTCACGAAGAACAGTAA
- the LOC107126690 gene encoding uncharacterized protein, whose amino-acid sequence MAGGGGARGRAGSVLASRSAAPSGLLRQRRIHFPNKQPELTETPPSAPPPPPPQQPPLLPPPPSFPPRPTSAQAQRLAPPCAAAARASRALAAHAPRARALTESWRAPARLPRVSCGSFAAAALGAESLRSRAAVESQLKEVQGAGEAQSWTFSLPHLRDPHALRRGNDRHAVTVGRCSRELRVSRVRGRAGAVKGRVARGRPGTPPLPHRPLPRGAGPGPRPVDWTPRAAGGCRVGQHGSCRRERSCEEIGL is encoded by the coding sequence ATGGCGGGCGGGGGCGGTGCGCGCGGGCGGGCGGGGTCGGTACTGGCCTCGCGATCCGCAGCTCCCTCCGGGCTGCTCCGGCAGCGGCGGATCCACTTCCCGAACAAACAGCCGGAACTGACAGAAACACCTCCCTCcgctccccctcctcctcctcctcagcagcCGCCGCTGCTACCACCGCCTCCCTCCTTCCCGCCCCGCCCCACCAGTGCGCAGGCGCAGCGTCTGGCACCGCCTTGCGCAGCCGCAGCCCGAGCCAGCCGCGCCCTCGCCGCGCACGCGCCCCGCGCACGCGCCCTGACGGAGTCCTGGCGAGCGCCGGCCCGTCTTCCTCGCGTCTCCTGCGGGAGCTTCGCCGCCGCTGCCCTCGGCGCTGAGAGCTTGCGGAGCCGAGCTGCTGTCGAGTCCCAGCTGAAAGAAGTCCAAGGTGCCGGAGAAGCCCAGTCGTGGACGTTCTCGCTCCCTCATCTTCGAGACCCGCACGCCCTACGGAGAGGAAATGACAGGCACGCCGTGACCGTGGGGCGGTGCTCGCGCGAGCTCCGGGTTTCTCGAGTCCGGGGCCGGGCCGGGGCCGTGAAAGGCAGAGTGGCGCGGGGAAGGCCCGGTACCCCGCCCCTTCCGCACCGACCCCTCCCCCGCGGAGCTGGTCCAGGCCCCAGGCCTGTGGACTGGACCCCGAGGGCGGCGGGCGGCTGCCGAGTTGGGCAGCACGGAAGCTGCCGGCGGGAGCGGAGCTGCGAGGAGATTGGCCTTTGA